A region from the Silene latifolia isolate original U9 population chromosome 7, ASM4854445v1, whole genome shotgun sequence genome encodes:
- the LOC141592095 gene encoding wound-induced basic protein-like has protein sequence MIYDVNSPLFRSFLSQKGGASDKRKTEEPKPKEQRFKASENKPVMNE, from the exons ATGATTTACGACGTGAATTCCCCACTTTTCCGATCATTTCTCAGCCAAAAGGGTGGTGCTTCTGACAAGAG GAAAACAGAGGAGCCGAAGCCAAAGGAGCAGAGGTTTAAAGCAAGCGAGAACAAGCCTGTTATGAATGAGTGA
- the LOC141590009 gene encoding uncharacterized protein LOC141590009 — protein MTQLCLPKNNNKSSEFSMLCSYIMSHPLYFSYLIFFSPYLFKLLSFLSPLFLTTFLLFLSLVTTLIPLHSIINSKDSFFLAAYTTLIENFKPSFDNDDDNDEKLEEFEVYKVVFDVPIIELTEANPDEDIEFGENPVEEMCQFDEKIVDRVECLTLVHETGDTNCQKLGGEKEMIQEVIVENVGSEVNEVKKTVKLSSLKVKNGEKLSEAFHQTVGVQQNLAGFGSMRKEKEWRRTLACKLFEERHNWSNNSRINSVNEENGEEGMDLLWETNETIEINQGKLKEVENYGNNKEGRTKVDNNKNNKIEDLMKIEKGEESEESEEYDEIGKICCLQALKLSAGKMNLSMGKPNLLKFSKAFKGIGWLHNHVKKKGNKGYK, from the coding sequence atgactCAACTTTGCTTaccaaaaaacaacaacaaatcaTCTGAGTTTAGCATGCTTTGTTCTTATATTATGTCTCATCCATTATACTTTTCTTACTTAATCTTCTTCTCTCCTTACTTATTCAAGCTCCTTTCTTTCTTATCTCCATTATTTTTAACCacatttctcttgtttttatctcttgttaCCACTCTAATTCCTCTACATTCCATTATAAACTCCAAAGATAGTTTCTTTCTTGCAGCCTACACTACTCTCATAGAGAACTTTAAGCCGAGTTTCGACAACGACGACGATAATGACGAGAAATTGGAAGAGTTTGAGGTTTACAAGGTTGTCTTTGATGTACCCATAATTGAGCTAACTGAAGCAAACCCAGATGAGGATATCGAGTTTGGAGAAAACCCAGTTGAGGAAATGTGTCAATTCGATGAAAAAATCGTTGACCGGGTTGAATGTTTGACTTTGGTGCATGAAACAGGGGACACAAATTGCCAGAAATTGGGAGGTGAAAAAGAGATGATTCAAGAGGTGATAGTAGAAAATGTTGGATCCGAGGTAAATGAGGTTAAGAAAACAGTAAAATTGAGTTCTTTGAAGGTGAAAAATGGTGAAAAGTTGAGtgaggcatttcatcaaacagttGGTGTGCAGCAAAATTTAGCGGGTTTCGGATCGATGAGGAAGGAGAAAGAATGGAGGAGAACATTGGCATGTAAGTTATTTGAAGAAAGGCATAATTGGAGTAATAATAGTAGGATTAATAGTGTAAATGAAGAAAATGGTGAAGAAGGTATGGATTTGTTATGGGAAACtaatgaaacaattgagataaatCAAGGAAAATTGAAAGAAGTAGAGAATTATGGTAATAATAAGGAAGGAAGAACAAAAgtagataataataaaaataataaaatagaagATTTGATGAAAATTGAAAAGGGTGAGGAGAGTGAAGAAAGTGAAGAGTATGATGAAATTGGGAAAATATGTTGTTTGCAAGCATTGAAATTATCAGCTGGGAAGATGAATTTAAGCATGGGTAAACCTAATTTGCTTAAATTTTCTAAGGCTTTCAAAGGTATTGGATGGTTGCATAACCATGTTAAAAAGAAGGGGAATAAAGGGTacaaataa
- the LOC141591039 gene encoding putative fructokinase-5, whose product MESSAIVSFGEMLIDFVPDEAGVSLGESRGFVKAPGGAPANVACAVTKLGGSSAFMGKVGEDEFGKMLVDILDKNGVNTKGVCFDKEARTALAFVTLKKNGEREFMFYRNPSADMLLNESELNVELIQQAKIFHYGSISLITEPCRSAHLAAMKLAKEAGAILSYDPNVRLPLWASAQDARDGINSIWNHADIVKVSDEEVEFLTQQDPYNEEVVMSLWHDNLKLLMVTDGEKGCRYFSKNFKGSVKGFSVATVDTTGAGDAYVGSFLYSLANNPSLLEDESKLVEALKLANACGAIATTQKGAIPALPSMAEALELVNKN is encoded by the exons ATGGAGTCTTCAGCTATTGTGTCATTCGGAGAGATGTTGATCGATTTCGTTCCCGATGAAGCCGGTGTTTCATTGGGTGAATCGCGTGGGTTTGTCAAGGCTCCTGGTGGTGCTCCCGCTAACGTGGCTTGTGCTGTTACAAAACTCGGTGGTTCATCTGCCTTCATGGGCAAG GTGGGCGAAGATGAATTTGGAAAGATGCTAGTAGACATACTAGACAAAAATGGAGTGAACACAAAAGGGGTGTGTTTCGACAAGGAAGCAAGAACTGCCCTAGCATTTGTAACTCTAAAGAAAAATGGTGAGAGGGAGTTCATGTTCTATCGAAACCCTAGTGCCGATATGCTTCTAAACGAATCTGAGCTTAATGTCGAACTTATCCAGCAAGCCAAGATCTTTCACTATGGCTCAATTAGTTTAATCACCGAGCCATGCCGGTCGGCTCACTTAGCTGCGATGAAGTTAGCCAAGGAAGCTGGTGCTATTCTCTCTTATGACCCCAATGTTCGACTTCCTTTGTGGGCTTCCGCTCAAGATGCTAGGGATGGTATTAATAGCATTTGGAATCATGCTGATATTGTTAAG GTAAGTGATGAAGAAGTGGAGTTTCTAACCCAACAAGACCCTTACAATGAAGAagttgtcatgtctttatggcaTGATAATCTTAAGCTTCTCATGGTTACTGATGGTGAAAAGGGCTGCAGATATTTCTCTAAG AACTTCAAAGGATCGGTAAAAGGGTTCTCAGTGGCAACTGTAGATACAACAGGAGCCGGAGATGCGTATGTTGGGTCCTTCCTTTATTCTCTTGCCAACAATCCCTCACTCTTGGAG GATGAGAGCAAGCTGGTAGAGGCACTGAAGTTGGCAAATGCATGTGGAGCAATAGCAACAACTCAAAAGGGTGCGATTCCTGCTCTTCCAAGTATGGCTGAGGCACTTGAATTGGTCAATAAAAACTGA